The window ATATTCGTCGAGCCTCTGGCGGCCGTCCTCAACGCCTTCTCCCTACGTCCCTTGAGGCCCGGCGAGAGGGCGGCCGTGATCGGCATCGGGAACATGGCGCTCCTCGCGGTCCAGGTGCTCAGACTGCTGGGCGCCTCTGAGGTGGCGGTAGTCGCGAGGAGGGAGAGCAGGAGGCTCAAGGCCCTCGAGAGGCTCGCCGACGTCGTGTATCTGGGAGAGGCCCCCGGCGCCCGCTTCGACCTAGTCTTCGAGGCCTCGGGAGACCCCAAGGCCCTCGACGCGGCGGTGGCCATGGCGAAGCCGCGCGGCGCCGTCCATCTGAAATCCACGCCGGGCTCCCCCGCCGTCTTCAACTCGACTCTGGCGGTGGTCAAGGAGGTCGCCATAGTGGGGAGCCGTTGCGGGACCTTCAGAGAGTTCAGGGAGGCCATCGCGCTCCTCGCGTCGGGGAGGGTCAGGCCGGTGCTGGACGCCGTCTATCCTCTGGAGGAGGGGCGGAGGGCCTTCGAGGAGGCCCAAGGCGACGTTTTCAAGGTCGCCGTAAGGCTCTGACGCGAAACCTAGATAAATCGGGGCGGTAGTATTCAAGATGCGCCTGGCGTTATTGCTAGCCTTGCTGATCTCCGCGGTAGTGCTCGCTGAGTCTGTGTCGGTGACTATAGAGGCAGTGGACGGCTTCACCGGCCATGTGTTGAACTCATGCACGATAATGGTCTGGCAAGGCAACAATCTGCTCGGCGTGAGCTATGGGCCTTGGAGCGGGGATCTAGCCCCAGGCACGTACCTAGTGCAGGTTCTGGCCTTCCAGACATGGTTTAACCAGACCATATCGGTGCCGAGCACGAACCCCATACAGATCGTCATCCCGACCGCGTTCATACACGCCAGCGTCTGGGACGATGCGATGAAGAGATACGCCAACTGGACCGTGGAGATCCTAGGGCCCGACAACTCGACCAAGGCGTCGGGCAGAGGCGGTGCCTCTGTCGAGGTAGTGGCCAACGGCGCCCGGTACAGGGCGGCCGCACTGACGCCCTACGGCGTGTTCTACAGCGACTGGGCCGTGCCGCAGCCGGGCCAGAACTTGACCCTGGAGGTGAAGGTGCCCACCGCTCTGGTGTCGCTGGTCGCGTACGACGAGGCCTTGGGGAGGCCCGCCAACTTCACGATAGTTATCAGCGGCAACGGGGCCAACGCCAGCGGCGTCGGCGTCCTCAAGCGGGAGCTCGTCGCGGGGACCTACGAAGTCGAGGTAGTCGCCAACTTGAGCGGCGGCGTCTTCCGCTACAGCAAGACGATGACGTTGAGCCCAGGCGCCAACTACTCGGAAGTCCTGCGCGTGCCGACGGCGTTTCTGTACATCTACGCCCAGACGCCGGCCGGCTCGCCGGTGCCCAACGCCACGATAATGTTGTACGAGGACGGCCGGCTTCTAGTCAACTCCACCGGCCCCTCCCTCGCCGTTGAGGTGCTCGGCGGAAGGACGTACACGGCCGTTGCGCGCTACCGCAACTTGACGGCTACGGCCAACGCGACTGCCGAGCCGGGCGCCCGGGTGCCCGTCTACCTCAACCTATCCGCAACAGTCGGCACGGTGATCAGGGTGACGCCCAAGCCAGCCACCACGACGCGGGCCGCCAGCTCTACCACCAAGACGGCCCAGACAACTACCGCCAAGCCGCCCACGCCATCCTCAACCACGACGGCGCCGCCTCCCCCTCCACCGCCGGGCAGGTCGCCTTGGGCCTACTTCATCGCCGTTGCGGGGGCAATCGCGCTGGCCCTCGCGGCGGGTGTGCTCGCCTTGGCCGCGTCTGCGAGCAGGAGGTCAGAGGCTTCCGAAGATCTTGGTCTTCCAGAGGTCGTAGAGGCCGCGTAGGTGGACGAGGGGCACTCCCTTGGTCATTCTGTAGGTGAAGTACTGCTTGAACTTGTCGGGGTCCTTCATGTAGGTCCACTCGTCTATCTCCACGTCGGCCACGCCCTCCTTTATCTCGCTCACTATGGCCTGGGCCAGCACCGACGCCTGCCATATGGCGCCCCAGCCTATCGGCGGAAGCCCCAGCTTGATGAGGGACGTGTCGCCGATTAGGTAGGTGCGGTCGTACTGCGTCTCGAAGAGGGGACCCACCTTGAGGCCCTTCGCCAGCGGGTGGGGGCTGAGCTCGGGCACCACCACGTGGACCTCGGCCTTGTCGTTGGTGGGAGGCGGGTCCTCGGTCAGCAAAACGCCTTGTTTGGCCATGTTGGCGCTGAAGGCGTCGAAGAGCCACTTGTAGTCGGGGTGCACGTAGACCAAGTGGACCGACACCTCCTTCTGAGGCCAAATAGACTTTATGGCCATCGCCAGCTCGCCGAAGCCCATGACGGGGTAGAGCTCGTCTATGATGAACCTCACCGCGGGCGCGGCCTCGATCGCCCTATAGAGCGCCTCGGCGCCCTCGACCGAGTAGAAGTCGTCCCCTATCTTGAACGCGCCGACCGCCAAGACGTTGTAGTCGCCCTTGATGACCCCGCCGCTGGCCAGCTTAAGGCCGCTCTCCTTGACGTCGACGACCTCGTCCCTCACGTGCTCGACGCGCTTCAAGTTGTCGAGCGACATGCGGAGGTCGTCGAACTTGACAAGGCCGGCGAAGGCCATGGGAATCCCCATGACGAACTCGTGGTAGGGCTTGGGGTCTATGAGGTAGACCTTCACGTCGTCGAGGGCCGACACTATCTTGTGGGCGAGGTACACGCCCGAGATCCCGCCGCCCGCGATGACGACGCTCTTCATGCCCGCGCTTTACTTTTCAAAATAAATAACTTGCGGAGCGCCGAGGGAACACATCCCGCATATAAATTTTACGAAGCGGCGGCCGTTGCGACGTGGGAGCCTCGGCAAGCGTATTTAGCCCGTAGACGGGCCCCGTAATAGGCCTGCCTCTACAAGACGAGTTATCCTTGTATAGCGAAGTCAAGCGCTTCACGAGACGCCTAGGAGGATAACTACATATAATATTTGCTTAATTCGACTTAAGTATAGTCATCAATGGATTGCGCTGTCCGCTACTCTATATCTCGCTAGAAGTAGCTCTATAGCGCGTCTGATCGCACAACTCCGGCTTCTGTAAATGCCGTCCTCCACCAGCCTATCGAGCTCGTCGAGCAGAGGCCTCGGTAGCCTAAACGATATCAGCACAGTACTGCTACCCCCATCCATGGTGCGCGACGAGCTATCCCGCATATATTCTTTGCGTAGCGATTATAATTAGATATAGATATTAATTATCTTCTTAATAATTAATAATTTTCATAAAATATATTAATTTATACTAACTAATAGAGGATGTGGAATCACTATTTAAAACGCCCCAATATCCATAGTTCCATGTACGGCCCTCTGCCGGCGTTGGCCGCGGCGCTTATATGGGCGTACGCCTCCGTATCCTATAGGGACTACGTGGAGAGGCTGGGCGTCTACAAGCTCAATTCCCTCCGGATGCTCTACGCATCTGCCGCGCTTCTGGCGCCCGCGCTCTACCTCGGGCTGGGTCGGGAGGCCGTGTACGCCGTGCTGAGCGGCGTCCTCTCGCTGGCGCTCGGCGACTCGCTCTACCTCAAGGCGCTTAGATCGGCCGGCGTCTCGATCGCCGTTCCGGCGGCCTACAGCTACGTCATACTGGAGCAGTTCATAGCGGTGCCGCTCGGCGAGCCTCTAAGGGCCTCCTACCTCCTGGCGGCCGGCCTCGTGGTGGCCGGCGTCTATCTGCTCGTGGCCGGGCAGGGGAGGGGGAGCCTCGTGGGGGTCCTCTACGCCTTGGGCGCCGCGCTGGCTTGGTCGGCGGGGTACGCGGCGGTCAAGGTGGCCGGCGTCGGCGGGCTCAGCCCCATATCCATAGCCTTCGTCCGCGTCGCCTCGGCCCTCCCCATATTGGCGTCGCTCAGCGGCCCCCGCGGGGTCTCAAGCGGCTTGAGGTCCACCTGGCGCACCTCACTGCCCATAATCGCTGTGTTGGATCTCGGAGGCGGCTCGGCCCTATTCGCCTACTCCACGGTTGAGGCTGGCCTGGGCCTGACCGTCATAGTGCTGGGCGTGGTCCCCCTCGCCTCCCAGCTCATGTCGAGGGCTTTGGGCAAGGAGAGGCCCACGGCCAGGGAGTATTCGGCGGCCGCGCTGATACTCTCGGCCATAGCCATATCCTTTATATAGCCGGCGTCCGGACGGCGCGTGTTGATAGATAGGCTGTACAGGGATCTGGCCCGCAACATCCGCTTCTTCGAGAGGGCCCTAGCCCTAGAGAAGGAGGCCTACGGGCTGACCTACGTCTCGTCGAGGGCCGTGGCCGAGGCGGCGGTCTGCCCCAGAGCGGCCGCGTTCCGGGCCGCCGAGGAGGAGGTCGAGGTCTTCGCCAGGGCGTTGAGGGACAGAGTGAGATACGCCGCCATGTTGGGCATCGTCGAGGGGAGCTACGTCGACGCCTTGACGAAGAGGGCGGCGCGCGGCGACAGGCAGTCGGCCGAGGCGTTGTTGCGGATAGGGAGAGATCTCGGACCCGGCGACATATCGGCTATCTTGCCTAGGCTCAGGGAGGAGTTCGAGGCCGCGAGGAGGGCCGCCGGCAAGGTTGTCGTCACGGCGGCTAGGGGGGCTGTGAGGGAGGCCGCGGCCTATGTGAAGTACGCCGAGGTCTACCCATACGCGGGGATGGGCCACAGGTACGGGAACTACGTGTTCTACGCCGTGGCTGGGGTAGGCGTCGACCACGTCTACCTATTCAGGCTGGCGAGGAGCCGGGAGGCGGGCAAGAGGCTCGCGCTGGCAGAAGGCGATGTCGCGGCCGCCGCGTTCAAGAAGGAGAATATAAAGCTACATATATACGTGCCGGGAGAGGCTATATACTCTTTCTTCGAGAAGGCGTCGGACCCCACGCCGAAATATAAGGCGTTAATCGAAGGCGAGTGCAGGCCGGGTAGGGCCTGCGCCTCTTGTAGGTACAGAGAGGTGTGCGAGTGCGTCGGAGATATCCCGCGGCGTCGTCACGCCGGCTCATAGAGGCCCCAACGGCCCCTCCCGGCGCGTCGCGGCTATATGTAGCGACGCGGCGGTTTAAATTTCATTCGCCTCCGCACGCCTATTCCTCCTCCTTTAGGTATCTGAGGAAGATATAGCCAGCGGCGATCACGAAGGCGCCCGCTATGGGCATCAACAAGGCGGGCCCCACCTCTATTAAGTAGCCCGCGGCGGCCGCCGAGGGCGTGGCGGCTATGCGCATGGATATGCTGGCGACTGCAGGGGTCGTCGCCTCGCCCCCTTCCGCCGCGGCTCCCGATATGTAGGAGGATCTGGCGGTGCCGCCTATGCCGACCATGGCGTTGTATAGGGCGTACGCGGCGGCGAACGCGGCCGGGTGGGGGATGAAGGGCAGAGAGGCGAGGAGGGCGCCCGAGGCGAATCTGCTGGCGGCCGACGCCTTCACGAGGCCGAACCACCTCACGAAGATGTGGGCGAACAGAGACGACAGCGAGAAGGCCGCGTTGCCCACGGCGTATACGACGCCTATGACGGCCGGCCCCATGCCCAAATAGGCGTTCATCCAGAGCGACAGGAGCGAGTTGGACAAGCCGATGCCGATCCCTGCGACAAGCTGGCTTAAGGAATAGGCCAAGACGGCGGAGCCCCTCCTCCCGACAGCCGTAAACGGGTTGACCCGTCTGACCTCTTCGCCGCGGCCCAGCGACAGCAGGACGAGCAACGCGGCCGCCGAGACTAAAAGGACGAAGAGGATCGAGGCCTCCCGTAGCGTAACGAGGGCGACGAGGAGGGATCCCGCTATGCCGCCGGCGGTGGATAGGAGGTTGACGAGCCCCAGATCGCGCGTCCTCTCGACGGCGTTGGACGTGTGGCGGCGCACGAGGGCCATTATGAGAGGGACGAAGCTGCCTCTCGTCGAGCCGGGGCCCAACATCCCGATCCCGCCGATGCCTAAGGCGATGCCGATTGCCCAGGGATTTCTGGAGGCCGCTATCGCCACGAGCGCGGAGGCGAAGGCCGCCTCGCTGACGGCGAGGCCTCTGGCGTGCCCTATCACGTCGCCGAGGGCGGCGTATAGGATAGACGTCCCTAGGGATATAAAGCCCGCCGCGGTTACGGCGAGGCCGGCCGCAAGCGCGCTCCCGGTGAGGTCCTTCAAGTACAACGGCACGACGACGGCGAGGTAGCCCGTCGCGAGGTTCCTCAGAAACCTCTCGAGGCCTACGACCAAGATGTATCTCTTCACGGCCCGATATGTCGGCTCACTTTAAAACTTTAGCCATATCGACGAATATATTTATCCCTGTCAACGACTGCTCGTGCGCGCATCGGCATATAGGGCGGCGGGCCCCTCATTATGCGTCGTCGGCACAGCCCGGCGCATCTACGGCGCATCGGCCCTATGAGGTACTTGTTGACCACGGTCCAGGGGCTGGAGGACGTCGTCGTCGAGGAGATCGCGGAGAAGCTGGGGGCGTCGTCGGCGCGGTCCGCCTACATGAGCGGCCGGGTTGTGGCTGACGTCGACGCGCCGCCCTCCTCCCTCCTCGCGCTCCGCTCGGTGGAGAGGT of the Thermoproteus uzoniensis 768-20 genome contains:
- a CDS encoding MFS transporter gives rise to the protein MKRYILVVGLERFLRNLATGYLAVVVPLYLKDLTGSALAAGLAVTAAGFISLGTSILYAALGDVIGHARGLAVSEAAFASALVAIAASRNPWAIGIALGIGGIGMLGPGSTRGSFVPLIMALVRRHTSNAVERTRDLGLVNLLSTAGGIAGSLLVALVTLREASILFVLLVSAAALLVLLSLGRGEEVRRVNPFTAVGRRGSAVLAYSLSQLVAGIGIGLSNSLLSLWMNAYLGMGPAVIGVVYAVGNAAFSLSSLFAHIFVRWFGLVKASAASRFASGALLASLPFIPHPAAFAAAYALYNAMVGIGGTARSSYISGAAAEGGEATTPAVASISMRIAATPSAAAAGYLIEVGPALLMPIAGAFVIAAGYIFLRYLKEEE
- a CDS encoding pyridine nucleotide-disulfide oxidoreductase; its protein translation is MKSVVIAGGGISGVYLAHKIVSALDDVKVYLIDPKPYHEFVMGIPMAFAGLVKFDDLRMSLDNLKRVEHVRDEVVDVKESGLKLASGGVIKGDYNVLAVGAFKIGDDFYSVEGAEALYRAIEAAPAVRFIIDELYPVMGFGELAMAIKSIWPQKEVSVHLVYVHPDYKWLFDAFSANMAKQGVLLTEDPPPTNDKAEVHVVVPELSPHPLAKGLKVGPLFETQYDRTYLIGDTSLIKLGLPPIGWGAIWQASVLAQAIVSEIKEGVADVEIDEWTYMKDPDKFKQYFTYRMTKGVPLVHLRGLYDLWKTKIFGSL
- a CDS encoding MDR/zinc-dependent alcohol dehydrogenase-like family protein; protein product: MRALLLKAPRELEVVDLPTPEPPAGWSLVRTELAGICGTDKAFYRGTYPLFKRPLVPGHEVVGIVVEGPLKGRRVVSEINFADLTCDYCRSGLYTHCPYKKTLGIDFDGGMAEYFVAPNYALHPFDGPPELGIFVEPLAAVLNAFSLRPLRPGERAAVIGIGNMALLAVQVLRLLGASEVAVVARRESRRLKALERLADVVYLGEAPGARFDLVFEASGDPKALDAAVAMAKPRGAVHLKSTPGSPAVFNSTLAVVKEVAIVGSRCGTFREFREAIALLASGRVRPVLDAVYPLEEGRRAFEEAQGDVFKVAVRL
- a CDS encoding ribbon-helix-helix domain-containing protein; translated protein: MRDSSSRTMDGGSSTVLISFRLPRPLLDELDRLVEDGIYRSRSCAIRRAIELLLARYRVADSAIH
- a CDS encoding DMT family transporter, producing MYGPLPALAAALIWAYASVSYRDYVERLGVYKLNSLRMLYASAALLAPALYLGLGREAVYAVLSGVLSLALGDSLYLKALRSAGVSIAVPAAYSYVILEQFIAVPLGEPLRASYLLAAGLVVAGVYLLVAGQGRGSLVGVLYALGAALAWSAGYAAVKVAGVGGLSPISIAFVRVASALPILASLSGPRGVSSGLRSTWRTSLPIIAVLDLGGGSALFAYSTVEAGLGLTVIVLGVVPLASQLMSRALGKERPTAREYSAAALILSAIAISFI